In Cucurbita pepo subsp. pepo cultivar mu-cu-16 chromosome LG04, ASM280686v2, whole genome shotgun sequence, the following are encoded in one genomic region:
- the LOC111793838 gene encoding probable splicing factor, arginine/serine-rich 7 isoform X1, producing the protein MAASSSSASPYTSDSSSSSSRRRRRRRTRREKDRDALRIRKKSRSHSKRRRRHRRSSSNSLSSSDSESDYSRSHSSSQSEPEMSGRSKRHKKNDGTKKERERSKSRHHKRRKHKAKEKQPEERSSSPVQLSKFLAREDDGTRRSAVSGKKILLKLDKSKEDKAEENKRNELLKFLNSSFD; encoded by the exons ATGGCGGCCTCGTCTTCGTCGGCATCACCCTACACTTCCGATTCatcgtcttcctcttctcgTCGTCGCCGTCGCCGTAGAACTCGCCGTGAAAAAGATCGGGACGCTCTTAGGATTCGCAAGAAGTCTCGCTCTCATTCTAAGCGTCGTCGCAGGCACCGCCGCTCCTCCTCCAATTCTTTATCTTCCTCCGACTCCGAATCCGATTACTCCCG AAGCCATAGCTCTTCTCAAAGCGAGCCTGAAATGTCAGGCCGTTCAAAGCGGCATAAGAAGAATGATGGAACGAAGAAG GAGAGGGAGCGAAGTAAGAGTCGTCACCATAAAAGGCGTAAGCATAAAGCTAAAGAG AAACAGCCAGAAGAGAGAAGTAGCAGCCCTGTGCAGCTGTCTAAG TTTTTAGCGCGGGAGGATGATGGTACTCGACGGAGTGCTGTCTCTGGCAAAAAG ATATTGTTGAAACTTGATAAAtcaaaggaagacaaagctgaggaaaacaaaagaaatgaattgCTGAAGTTCTTGAACTCTAGCTTTGACTAA
- the LOC111793838 gene encoding probable splicing factor, arginine/serine-rich 7 isoform X2, translating to MAASSSSASPYTSDSSSSSSRRRRRRRTRREKDRDALRIRKKSRSHSKRRRRHRRSSSNSLSSSDSESDYSRSHSSSQSEPEMSGRSKRHKKNDGTKKRERSKSRHHKRRKHKAKEKQPEERSSSPVQLSKFLAREDDGTRRSAVSGKKILLKLDKSKEDKAEENKRNELLKFLNSSFD from the exons ATGGCGGCCTCGTCTTCGTCGGCATCACCCTACACTTCCGATTCatcgtcttcctcttctcgTCGTCGCCGTCGCCGTAGAACTCGCCGTGAAAAAGATCGGGACGCTCTTAGGATTCGCAAGAAGTCTCGCTCTCATTCTAAGCGTCGTCGCAGGCACCGCCGCTCCTCCTCCAATTCTTTATCTTCCTCCGACTCCGAATCCGATTACTCCCG AAGCCATAGCTCTTCTCAAAGCGAGCCTGAAATGTCAGGCCGTTCAAAGCGGCATAAGAAGAATGATGGAACGAAGAAG AGGGAGCGAAGTAAGAGTCGTCACCATAAAAGGCGTAAGCATAAAGCTAAAGAG AAACAGCCAGAAGAGAGAAGTAGCAGCCCTGTGCAGCTGTCTAAG TTTTTAGCGCGGGAGGATGATGGTACTCGACGGAGTGCTGTCTCTGGCAAAAAG ATATTGTTGAAACTTGATAAAtcaaaggaagacaaagctgaggaaaacaaaagaaatgaattgCTGAAGTTCTTGAACTCTAGCTTTGACTAA